ATCGTTAAGCGGCTAACCCCATAGAGAACGGAGCTCTTATATTTCTTAAAAGCGATGGTCATCTCCCACTCGATGAAAAAGTCCCTACCCCTATGCAATGCACGTACAATTTTCATATTCAGGGATTTTGAGCGCTTTGCAAGGCGCTCGGTCATTGCCTTGAACTCTTCAATTCCCCTTATTTCTTGAATTGAGTCTCTGAAATATATCTCGTCATCATAATAAGGTAGAATATGAGACCAATCAGGCTTTCCTTCGGTGTTATATGTCTTTGACCATAACTCTTTCAAAATTTCCAGGGTTAATTTATATTCCTTTTCCGTTTTGTCTTTGCCATTTAATTCATCAGTCATAGTTTTCCTCTATAAATAAGCATCCTGCTTTTGGTTTTTATAATTATAACCTATAATCATTTTTTAACAAAAAAAAGAAACTTTCCCCTCTGGTTCACAGGAAAGTCCCTTTTTAATATCACTCCAGATTTTGGAGAGGTTGTTGCCTATTTAATTCCAGAAACGGATACATTAAACAGTTTAACAGCTTTTGGGCCGGAATACCTTTTGGACTTCTGGACTTCTTTTGAAAGAAGAAGATCCCTTTGAACCTGGTTTATATTACCGCTTATAGATCCGCCTGTTATCGGATACCTCTCTTTACCGTCAAAGTACCAACCAAGGCGTATTTCCCCGCCAAAGTCTCCCGTAATACTGTCCACATTGAAGGCCGAAAATAGCGCAATTTCAAGATGAGGACCCTCACGAAGCTCATCAAGGGAGTCCCTTCCCGGCTCCACGGAGAAATTGTGAATGTTCCCGGTGGGCTCTACCCCAAGGTAATGGCTATAACGCACATCACCCCAGTATTTTACCAGCTTTCCATCTTTTATTATCTGTTCCTTGTCCAGCGCGAATCCATCGCCATCATATGGAGCGGAGTAAAAAGATCCCGGCATGAAAGGATCAAGAGTTACCGTAATTCCATCACCTTTGAAATCACCCTGGACGCTATCGCCAATCTTGAAGGTGGATACTTTTTCATACACAGCCCTGGCACTTGAGTTATCCACATAGTAACTCAAAAAATCCTCTGCTGGCTCTGAGACCAGTATTACAGGGGCTGATCCCAGTGCGGGAGTAGGTTTCGCTTTAGCACGGTCCAGAGCTTCTTTGAGAAACTCGTCCACTGCTTTTGAAATGGAGTCTGGCTCATAATCTGAAAATCTCAGCTGATGATACAGCTCCACCTCTTCTTTACCCGTTGCGGTTACAACGAGTTCAATAAAGGCTCTTACGGCATCGAACTGGACATCAACGCCACGAGAGTTCAGGATATGTGTTTTAGTCTTTGTGAGATAGATTTCCGTTGAGTTCAAAAAGGCTTCTTCCTTTGTGTCTTGCGAAAAGACTTCCGAAGCTATTTCAGCTATCCAGTCTGAGATTTCACCGCTCTGAAACCTTGACGATATGTTGCCCTTTGCTTCTGAAGGCTCGGCGATGGGATAGGGTTTGTTCTTGACAAAGCCAGCAGCGAAGGCACTTTCTTCTATGCGCTTTTTTACCTCTTTTTCAGACATGCCCGGGTGAATGGTTGTTTGAGCTGAGCCTCTGTATTTCGTTCCAGCTTCTTCAAAATCGCGATAGACTGTGACATTGTAGGAACTGACTTTCTTTGCCCGGTTCATATCGAGCTCCTGCTTGATAAAATAGAGCTCGTGCCCTTCCTTTATGGTTTCAATGACTTTCCAGTCGGATATTTCTCTGATGTTTTTGAGCGCCTTTATGATTTTTTTCAACATTATCCTAACCTCGCTTTTGCTTTGATATATGGGCCTCCTGAAGAAACCTTCACCCATTCCTTGTGGCCTTTGCCGCATGCGCCCGAACCCGATAACCGCAATTCGCCCGATACCATGGAGATGGATTGCAGCAGATCGGGAACGTAGCCGGTCATAACCACGGGCGATACGATCTTGCCGGTAAATTTGCCATTTTTTATCTCCCAGCCGTAGGCTATCATACATTGAATTCCCCAGTTCTTTGGGTCTTCCATGCCGCTGTAATAATCCTCAAGAAGATATCCGTGCTCAATAGATGCTATCATCTCTTCAAGAGTGTCTTTTCCCGGGGAAAAGAAGGTGTTCGTCATTCGCGCGTAAGCTTTCCTCTCAAAGGATTCTCTTTTTCCATTGCCAGTGGGTTTAGTCCCCAGTTTCAATGCCGAAAGCAAATCCGAAATGCCCGTAAGAAGCACCCCATCTTTGATAATTGTCGTGTCTGTCCCCAGTGTTCCTTCGTCATCGAAAAGATATGAGGATACTTCTTCAGCGGCTCTTGCTCCATCGTGCATTTCAACGAGTTTGGAAGCCACTGGCTTGTTTAAATATTCCACAGCCTTTGCGCGGTTTTTTACAAACATATCCATTTCCACTCCATGTCCAAAGGCTTCGTGGGCAATAAGGCCGGCAACCTCTGGTGAACATATCACATCGTACAAACCCGGCTCAATCGGCACAGCATCTAAAAGCATCACAGCCTTGTCTACGACTTCCTTGACGTCTTTGCTCATTTCATCAATGAGCTCCGTTCCCTTAAGTCCCGAATAGCTTTTGTATCCATAGCGCGTTACATTTCCTTTTCGCACAATGCCATAGACATATCCCTGAGACCACATATACGATTGCATGAGATCTTTGTTGGGCGAAAGGAACAATTTTGAAACTTTAACGCCTTCGTATGCAGCCATGAAATTCACCAGCAGATCAGTGTATTCATATGCCCTGTCCTTGATAGATGTCAATTTTTCGATTATCTCAGAAGGACTCGAAGATTCAAGTGGAACAGCCACATTGCCGTTGAAATGCTTTTCAACCCGCTCTTCCAC
The Kosmotoga arenicorallina S304 genome window above contains:
- a CDS encoding metallopeptidase TldD-related protein, yielding MLKKIIKALKNIREISDWKVIETIKEGHELYFIKQELDMNRAKKVSSYNVTVYRDFEEAGTKYRGSAQTTIHPGMSEKEVKKRIEESAFAAGFVKNKPYPIAEPSEAKGNISSRFQSGEISDWIAEIASEVFSQDTKEEAFLNSTEIYLTKTKTHILNSRGVDVQFDAVRAFIELVVTATGKEEVELYHQLRFSDYEPDSISKAVDEFLKEALDRAKAKPTPALGSAPVILVSEPAEDFLSYYVDNSSARAVYEKVSTFKIGDSVQGDFKGDGITVTLDPFMPGSFYSAPYDGDGFALDKEQIIKDGKLVKYWGDVRYSHYLGVEPTGNIHNFSVEPGRDSLDELREGPHLEIALFSAFNVDSITGDFGGEIRLGWYFDGKERYPITGGSISGNINQVQRDLLLSKEVQKSKRYSGPKAVKLFNVSVSGIK
- a CDS encoding nuclear transport factor 2 family protein; translated protein: MTDELNGKDKTEKEYKLTLEILKELWSKTYNTEGKPDWSHILPYYDDEIYFRDSIQEIRGIEEFKAMTERLAKRSKSLNMKIVRALHRGRDFFIEWEMTIAFKKYKSSVLYGVSRLTINEKGKIIEQRDYYDLWGDIFDNIPGFGKAYRKFMKRKFG
- a CDS encoding TldD/PmbA family protein, whose product is MKIQDSTFLIEVRPLLKRLISELSKDYKYVSILGTDVSGKSYTVLTTGVSISDSNWTERGFVVRAFNDSIYSEYSFNELTEENFHRVLDNIRKETEKSLKNCKERGFRTGNYPCVVEERVEKHFNGNVAVPLESSSPSEIIEKLTSIKDRAYEYTDLLVNFMAAYEGVKVSKLFLSPNKDLMQSYMWSQGYVYGIVRKGNVTRYGYKSYSGLKGTELIDEMSKDVKEVVDKAVMLLDAVPIEPGLYDVICSPEVAGLIAHEAFGHGVEMDMFVKNRAKAVEYLNKPVASKLVEMHDGARAAEEVSSYLFDDEGTLGTDTTIIKDGVLLTGISDLLSALKLGTKPTGNGKRESFERKAYARMTNTFFSPGKDTLEEMIASIEHGYLLEDYYSGMEDPKNWGIQCMIAYGWEIKNGKFTGKIVSPVVMTGYVPDLLQSISMVSGELRLSGSGACGKGHKEWVKVSSGGPYIKAKARLG